The Rudaeicoccus suwonensis sequence GCCGCGGGATTTGCCACTGATCGCGTGGTGCGTGCCAAGCGCGCCGAGACCGAGGGCGGCATCGACTTCACCGACGTGCCCGACCGCGAGGTTGTGGTCATCGGGGACGACGGGGTGCCGTTGCATGTCGAGATCGACGAACCGGAGAAGGTGCAAAAGACTTCTCCCACAATCGTTTTCACTCACGGTTACACCCAGAACCTGCAGGTGTGGGCCTTGCAGCGGCGAGCGATCCGGGATGCCGGCTATCGCGTCGTGCTGTGGGATCTGCGCGGCCACGGCAAATCCGGCGAGGGTGACGATGCGTCATACACGATTGATCAGCTCGGTCGCGATCTTGCCGCTGTGATCCGGGAGGCCGTGCCGGACGGCTCGGTGGTGCTCGTCGGCCACTCGATGGGCGGTATGACGATGATGGGTCTCGCGGCGCAGGATCCGGCACTGTTGCATGAACGTGTGATCGGCGCAGCATTCGTGTCCACGAGCGCCGGCGGCCTCAGCAGCGTGAACTACGGCTTGGGTCGCCAACTCGGCGGAATCGTGCACCGGCTCGGACCGGCGGCAGTCACCCGGGCGGGCATGCGACAAGAGCTGTTCGACCAGGTGCGCGTCGCCGGCAAGGACATCGAAGCTGCGATGGTGCAACGGTACTCGTTCGGCGGACCGGTGCCGGCGCCGCTGGTGTTCCAGGTCGCCGAGATGATCTTCGCCACCAAGTTGCATGTGATCGGCGCCTACCTGCCAGGCCTCATGGCGCACGACGCGACGGAGGCACTCTCCGAGTTCAACGGCATCGAGACGCTGGTGATCCACGGCACGAAGGATCGCCTGACCCCTTTGCAGCACAGCGAGGCGATCGTCGACAGGATTCCGGGCGCCGAGTACGTGATCGTGACCGGCGCCGGCCACATCCTGCCGTTCGAGCAACCGGATGTGGTGAACAGCGAACTGTTGCAACTGATCTCGCGTGCCCAGCGGTCCATCGAAGCGCGTCGCCCGGTCAGAAGGCGCAAGGTGGTCAAGCAGGTCACCGGTTACCGCCGACGAGCGGGCGTCGGGGATCGTCAGGAGGCCGGTGCCGTGGAAAGCGAGCCGTCATGACCGAACCGGTGCGCCTCGAATCCGTACATTTCGATTCGGTGGAGCAGACACAGGCGTGGGGTGCCCGCCTCGGCGAGAGCCTGCGCGCCGGCGACCTCGTCGTGCTCACCGGTGGGCTGGGTGCCGGCAAGACGACGCTCACGCAGGGCATCGCCGAAGGAATGAGAGTGCGGGGACCGATCACCTCACCGACCTTCGTCATCGCGCGGGTTC is a genomic window containing:
- a CDS encoding alpha/beta fold hydrolase, translating into MSEGRKGLLGIGIGVTAAVVATAAGFATDRVVRAKRAETEGGIDFTDVPDREVVVIGDDGVPLHVEIDEPEKVQKTSPTIVFTHGYTQNLQVWALQRRAIRDAGYRVVLWDLRGHGKSGEGDDASYTIDQLGRDLAAVIREAVPDGSVVLVGHSMGGMTMMGLAAQDPALLHERVIGAAFVSTSAGGLSSVNYGLGRQLGGIVHRLGPAAVTRAGMRQELFDQVRVAGKDIEAAMVQRYSFGGPVPAPLVFQVAEMIFATKLHVIGAYLPGLMAHDATEALSEFNGIETLVIHGTKDRLTPLQHSEAIVDRIPGAEYVIVTGAGHILPFEQPDVVNSELLQLISRAQRSIEARRPVRRRKVVKQVTGYRRRAGVGDRQEAGAVESEPS